The DNA window ATGGTGCAGACAAAGCCGGCATCGAAGGACCAACTCGTGTGAAGGTGCTGGTCACCCCAGAGCGGGCGGGTAGGGAACTTGCGGTTGGCGTACGGAGAGAAGCTGCGGTCGCCGAGCTGCTTGGTTTCCTGAATCGCGGCGGGATCGACGGTGACGTCGCTGGAGTGGGCGGTTTCGGCGCTTGCGCTCGCGCACAAGCCAAGTCCTCCGATCAAGATCGCTGTTTTGGTGGTTCTCATGGCATTCCCTGGGGTTGGACGGGTTGTTTGGCGGTTCGGATCACGGCGTATACCAAATAGGCGAAGTGTAGGCGCGCTCCTGAGCGGTTTTCTCGGCATCTTCCGGGAGCTCGATGCCGAAGCGGAAGGCGTCGTAAACCACCCAGCGCGGGGTCGGGATCTCGATCACGCGGGCGTAGTAGAAGGCGGACAGGGCGGGGTCGAAGTCAGGGTCGGTCCACACGGCCCCGAGCTCCGAGGCGCCGATCGAGTTGCTCCACGTGGCGTTCGCGAGGTCCACTCGAAGCCGATGATCGCGGTGAAGGTGCCGGGGTCGTTGTGTTCCTCGGCGGCCTTGATGCAGCGCTGCCAGACCGAGCCGTAGGTCTTTGCGCCGGGAGAATATTCATCGAGCATGCCGTCGGGAAGTGTCCCTTGGGCAAAGTTGGTGATCAGGTCCTTTGCAGCGGTCGCGGCTTCCTCTCCGCCAGCCTTCATGCCGGCGTACCACTCCTTGCCCTTGTCGTACTTCAGGATGTTCGGCGACCCCTTCGCGATGTCTTCGGAGAAGCCCATCGCGTCGGAGTGGTCGGTGATGACGATCCAGTCGAGCGGGCGTGCCAGGCGGACCGGTTGGCCGGTGGATGCGACGACTTCCTCGCCCTTGGCGAACCGGTAGGCCTCGTCGAGACCGAGGGTGTTTCCGAACAGCCCGGCGTCGGCCGAGAGCCGGGTATGCAGGTGGGTGTCACCCCAATAGACCCGCGACGGAAACGAGCGCTGGGCGTAGGGGGAGTAAGCCTTCCCCGGGTAGGCGTCGGAAAGCGCATCTTTGGTGGGCGAGCCCGCGTCCTGGCCGTGGACCATGAGCGGGAAGCAGATGGCAGCAGGGATATATCTTACTTTCATGGAATCGTTAGTTAAAGCAGGGAGCGAAAACATGTAAATAACAGACGATTTCCCCAATCGGTTCCCGGCGGGTCTGCGGCTTATATCAAGGTTCGGTGAGGGGCCCCGGCTGTGTAGTTGAGGCACTCTCGATCGCACGGAGCATGACGCTGAGGCCGTGGTTGAAGCAGCCGTCGCCGCAGACGGGCTTGAAGCCGGGGATGTGGCTGCCCTCGCAGTGCTCATCAGGCGAGTGGTCGAGGGTGATGCCGAAGGAGGCCGGCGTGGAGATCGAGGCGCCCTCGGGCGGGCGCGTGTAGACCGATGTTCCGCCCTTTATGGTTTCAAGCACCTTGATCTCGGCCAGCTTGTCCTCGTCGATCTCGAGCGGGTTGTCGGAGAGGATCGCGAAGTCTGCGACCTTGCCGACCTCGATGCTGCCCTTGGTCTTCTCTTCGAAGTGCTGCCAGGCCGGCCAAATGGTCAGGGCCTTGAGTGCGGTGGGAACATCGACACGGTGCTCCGGGCCAAGCACCTTGCCGGTGCGGCTCTTGCGGGTGACGGTGGCGGAGAGAATTCGCATCGAATCGGGCAGGGCGACCGGCGCATCGTGGTGACTGCCGAACATCATGCCGCGCTTCAGGGCCCAGCCGGTGGGCGAGATATTCGTCGCGCGCTCGGGACCGAGCACCGAGTCACGGTGGTAGTCGCCCCAGTAGTAGGTGTGCATTGGGAAAAGCGAGAGGAACACACCGAGCTTGTGGTAGGCTTCGACCTGATCCTCACGCAGGACCTGGCCGTGGATGAGCACAGGCCGGTTCTTGAGATCGGGGTGCTTCGCCTTCGCCGCGGTCAGCGCCTTGATGTAGCGGTCGGAAGCTGCATCGCCATTGCAGTGGCAAAGAATCTGCCAACCGTTGTCGAAGGCCTTCTCGACGGCCTTCATGGTGGTCTCCTCATCGATCGCCGCGTAGCCGACATAGTCCTTGTCCTTGCCGGGCGGTGGCTCGAAGTAAGGTTGGGTCAACCATGCGGTCTTGCCTTGCGGCGAGCCGTCGATGGTCAACTTCACGCCGCCGACGCGGTAGCCGTTCTTGTAGTCCATCGTTGGCTTGGGGTTCTCGACCTCAAGGACGTCCGGGTAAGCGACGAGATCGATCGGCAGTTTACCCGAATCGGCGACCCTCTCCATCGCTTCAAGGCCGGCGCCCATGGCGCGGCCTTCCTGGGCGGTGGTGTAGCCGAAGGATGCCTGGAGCTTGGCACCTTCCAAGACGAGCGTGTCGTTGATCGGGTTGTCGAAGTTGGCGGCCAACTGGCCAATCAGCATGAAAAAGGCGTATTCCTCACAGACCCCGTTGGGTTCGGTGGATCCCTCTTTCCGCTGGAAAACCCCTCCATCCGGATCCTTGGTCTCCGCGGTGATTCCGGCCAGCTCCAGCGCCTTGCTGTTGCCGACGCCGAGGTGGCCGGATTGGTGGATGATCAGGACCGGCACTTCGGTGGAGACCTTGTCGAGGTCCTCCTTGGTCGGATGGCGATTCTCGGCGAGTTGAGAGTTGTCGTAGCCGAAGCCGGCGATCCAGCCGACGCGTTCCACCACCTTGCTGTTGTTCAGCGCCCAGTCGGCGAGCAGCTTCTGGATGCTGGCGATGTCCTTGCCGGTGCCGTCCGGTGGAGGAAGCAGGTTTGCGGTGCTCGCCTGCAGGCCGATCATGTAGGTGTGGCCGTGCGAATCGACGAAGCCGGGCAGCATCGTCTTGCCGCTCAGGTCGATGAGTTTGGTGTCGTCGCCCTTCGATTTCAGGACCTCGTCCTTGGCTCCGACCGCGAGAATCTTGCCGTCCTTGACCGCCACCGCCTCGGCGGTTGGTTGATCGTCATTGACGGTGATGACGGCGCCGCCGTGGTAGATGGCGTCCGCCGTGTCGGCGGCGTGGACAAGGCCGCTCGAGAGCAGTCCGAGAAAGGGGAGGAGGCAGGTGGGTTTCATGCTCGGATGGGTTTGAGTTGAGAGTTTTCAGGGGACGGCGCCTCTAGCTGGCGGCAGCCATGCCTTTCGAAATCTTGCGGAACTTCATGGTGAGCAGGAGCAGGGGAATGGCCATCAGGACCGCGGCGATGCCGAGAAGACGGACCACCCATTCTCCGAAGAACATGGGGGCCACGATGAGAAGAACCCCGAACAGCGTCGTGACGATTCCGCCAAAGAGGCCGCCTCGCTTCTCGCCATCGACCTCTTTGAAGGAGCCGACGATTTCAAAGATGCCGCTGATGATCACGAAGGGAGCGACGATGAAGAGCACGGTCTTGATCGCGACCGAGGAAACGAGGGCCGGTTGGAGAAAGACGAAAGCCCCGGCGGCGAGCATGAGCGCGCCACGGAAAATCGACCAACCGCGTGATTGCGCCTGACCGGTGAAGGCGGCCGTCAGAGCGAGAACGCCGTCGAGCGTGATCAGAATCGCGATCACCTGGGTGAACGCGACCAGGCTCAGGCCCGGCTTGAAGATCATGAAGAGCCCGATCCCGAGCATGGCCAGGCCGCGGAACAGGAAGTACCACCAGACGGCGCCGATGGATTGGTTGGCGCCGAGGCGAGCGGGCTTGGCTTCCTTGGTGCTCATGGCGGTCCGTCGCTAAGGGGCCAAACGTCAACCGGCCGGCGAGGTGCCGGCCGGTTGGGGAGTCAGTGGCTTACTGCCGCGGGTTGTTGATGAACTGCTCGACGACGTTCGACATGTCGAAGGACTTGCCGCCTTGCACCGGCGGATAGTCGGCCAGCGACTTGAGGTGGGCGTTCATCTGCTCGCCCATCGGCGCCATCAGCCATGAGACCTTTTGCATCAGGTGACCGTAGGCGTCGGTCGTGTCGTAGCTCTCATACGGGTCGGTCCGGATATTGAAGACCATCGGCGCGGTGCGCGGCTGGATCGGATCGTAGTAATCTTCCTTGGTCGAGAAGTGGAACTTCCACGGACCCATGCGAACGGCCATCAGCTTGCTCTCGTAGTAGTGGAAGATGAGGTTCCGTTCCGACTTGTCGGACTTGCCCATCCAGTAATCGAGGTTGTTGACGCCGTCGATGAACTGCTTGTCCTCCTTGAGGATCTTCTCCGGGAGGTCCGGCATTCCGGCGGCCGCGGCGAGGGTGGTGAACAGGTCCTGGTGCCCTTGGATGCCATTGAGCACCTGTCCGGCCGGAATCTTGCCGTTCCAGCGCGCGAAGCAGGGCACGCGGACCCCGCCTTCATAGGTGGTCATCTTTTCTCCGCGGAAGGGGGTGGTGCCCCCGTGCGGCCATGAGTTGTGCTCGGGGCCGTTGTCGGTCGAGTAGACGATGATCGTGTTGTCATCGATGCCCATGTCCTTGAGCGCCTTCAGCACCGTGCCGATATCGTGGTCGTGCTGGAGCATGCCGGCGCCGTAGTAGTCCATCTCCATCGTCGACTTCTCGACCTTCTTCAGCCACTCCTCGTCGATGCGGGTGTAGAGGTGCATCCGGCTGGAGTTGAGCCAGCAGAAGAACGGCTCGTCCTTGTCGACCGAGCGCTTCATGAAGTCGAGCGCCTTGGGGATGACTTCCGCGGAGTCGAAGTTGTGCATGCGGGCCTGGGTCAGCGGGCCGGTGTCCTCGATCTTCTGTTTGCCGACCTTGCCGAAGCGCGGGTGAACGGTCGGGTCCTCGGTGTCGGTGGCGAAGGAGTGGATCACGCCGCGCGTGCCGAACTTCTCTTCGTAGGCCTCGAGGCTGCCCGAGTATTCCTCGGCGAAGTTCTGGTAGTCCCGCTGCTCGCTCTCCTCCTGGGTGTTGAGGTGGTAGAGGTTTCCGTAGAACTCGTCGAACCCGTGGGCGGTCGGAAGGTGCTCGTTGCGGTCGCCGAGGTGGTTCTTGCCGAAGTGGCCGGTGTTGTAGCCGCCTTCCTTCAGATACTCGGCGAGGCAGGGTGATGCGGCCTGAAGCCCGAGTGCGTCGCCCGGTTGGCCGACCGTCGTCATTCCCGAGCGGATCGGATACTGGCCAGTGATGAATGCGGCCCGACCCGCGGTGCAGGACGGCTGGGCGTAGTGGTCGGTGAAGCGGACGCCTCCGTTGGCGATGCTATCGAGGTTCGGCGTCTTGTAGCCCATCAGTCCGCCTTCATAGCAGCTGAGGTTGGACCAGCCGATGTCGTCACCCCAGATGACCAGGATGTTCGGTTTGTCGGCGGCGTGGACAGTGCCTGTTAGGGCAACAAGGGCGGGCGCGAGAGCCCGACTCACGGTTCGGTTCAGTTTCATGTGTTCGGAGGTAGGTTTGGTAGCCGGAACGCAGGCCCAAGGACTCCGGAAAATCAGCTCCAGAGACCCTGTTAGCCTTTTGTTCGTAAGTAGCATTACTAGTTTGGTTCTCGCGCCGCGCGAATCATTTCGATATGCAATTTGCGAAATGTCTGACGATGACCACAGCGCTCGCTTCATGAAGGGCAAGGTGCCCTTTCGTGACGTCGATCACTACTCCGAGTCACTCGCTCCGGTATGGGACTTGGAATTCCGCCAGCTCACCGCTTCCCAAGGCCCCGGAGGTTGCAGTTTCGTCACCGACGGCCGCGCGCTGATCTATCAGGAGCGGTATCCGGCGGCGGTTTCGATCAATGGGGCGGTCGGCAGCGAGCGGATCGCCTTCGCATTGACCGACACCCAGGGGCAGTCCGGACGCTGGGAGGGACGCGGCCATCCGCCGGACTCCATCGCTTATGCGGACTATCGCAAGAGTCTGGATGTCATGATGCCTGCCGGAACCAACAATCTGGTAGCCGTGCTGCCGGTTCGGGAATTTGCCGACAAGTTCGCCCGCCTGTCCGGTCGCGATTACGATTCGGCGCTTTCTCCCGACCGCCTGTTCGCCCGAATGAAAGACGGCGGGCGGGAGCGGATCGCGACTTGCCTTCAGAGATTGATGTCCGAGCCGGTCGATGCAGGCACGGTAACGACTTCGATCGTCGCAAGCCTGCTCGACGGGTGCTTTTTCGGGACTGACGAGCAGATGGATGATCGAAGGCAGTCGCGGCAGTTGTTCAGGCGGGCGGTTGAGATCTGCATGGAAGCTTCGCCTCCGCTGACCAGCCCGGGTGAAATCGCGCTGCGGCTCGACGTGAGTCTGCGGTCGCTGCAGTTGGCCTTCCGGGCGTGCGCTGGCGTTTCTCCGGGAACCTACCTGCGACGGCTCCGCCTGAACCGTGCCCACGCGATGCTCCTGCGTTCCCGGATCGGCGAAACGACCGTGGGAGCCGTCGGGCTGGATCTGGGATTCACCGAACTCGGGCGGTTCGCCGGCGAGTATCGGGAGCTCTTCGCCGAACTGCCGTCGGAGACCCTCGCCAAGCCTCCGCGGGTCGTGCGGGGACGGTTTCCGGACTTTCCGTGAGATGCCGGGCTTAACGGCCGACAGGGCGTCCCAGTTGGATCCTTGTCTTCGGTTTGACCTCGGGGAGTTCCTCCTCCTGTGCCGTTTGCGGAAGCTGCTTGCCAAGATGGAGGTAGAGCAGTCGTCGGACCTCTTCGATGGCGTCGTCGTTTCCGGTGATCGTCACGTGGCTCGCGGCCACCATCCGCTCGCTCGCGACGTCGTCGAGATGTGAGCTCCAATAGGGCACAACCTTGTCGCTTGAGTCGGCGATGGAATCCGACGGATCCGCTTGCCCCGCGATGGTGTGGTAATCGACGCGGGGGTTGACCGGGAGTTCGAGGACCTTCGCGAGGAACTGGGAGTCGGGGCGGAGGCTCTTGATGCTGTCTGGCCTCGAAGTCAGCTGATTCTTGCTGAACTCGGTGAGGCCGGGGAGACGGTCCAGTTGGGTAATCGAGAGCCCCGTGCTCAGAATGTCGCCGGGGAGACGAATGAGCCACGATCCGAACCGGCCGAGCGAGTTTCTGGCCAAGTCGCTTCCCCGGTGTGGGGCGGCGATGAAGATGGCCCGGCGAATCGAGGGATCGTAGTCGAATACCATCAGGCGCCGCAGCTTCTCCTGCTGGGCTTCGCCGACATCGAGGTCCTCGATCGGTGTATTGAGATACATGTTCCGGACGCGGTCACCGCTTTTGCGGATCTGGATGTTGGTCAGGATTCCTCCCATGCTGTGCCCGATCATGACCATCCGGTCGAGTGCGGCGCCGCCGCCTCGGGCCTTGGCCATGGCGCGATAGGCGGCCAGATGTGACCGCAGTTCGGCGGCATTGCGGATGATCGGGTAACCGGTGGGGTATTGGAACACCAAGGGTTGGTAGTTTTGGCGAAGGACCGGATCGCTTCCGAGTACGGCGATCATCGTAATCCACGTGTCGGGGCTCGACATCAAGCCGTGGACGAAGATCAACGGAATCTTGTCGGCTTGGTAAGGGGTCAGCTCGTAGAGATCGGTCTCTCCTTCTTCCTTCGCCGGCCGGAGCATGCCGAGAAACCCGTCTTCCGGAGTGGGCGCGTACTGATACAGGTAGGCAAGGGCGGCCGTCCACTCGCCTGCCAGAGGCGCCGATCGGCCTCCGACTTGGACGCTTCCGGTTCGGGACAGGTCGCTGACGATCATCTCGGCACGATTCCCGGTCTCGGAAAACCCGACAGTCGCGTTGAGGTGGAGGATCAGGCCGAAGTCCGGGACAAATCTGGTTTCCAGATCGTCGATCTGGTCCTTAGGGCGGCGCCCGATGACGACACCGCCGATTCCGTCGTTGTATCGACGCTCAAGCTCGGCGTGTTTCAGTTCGATCCTGTCGGCGGCGTAGAGCTCATCGAACGATCCTGGGCGAATCGTTCCGGCGCCGGTGGTGCGCAGGTTCAGGTGGTGGACTCCGATGGGACCCTTGAATGTGGCGTGCAGCTTCCTGACACGGCGTCGGCTCTGAAGCAGGCAGGCCAGGTCTGCGCAGCTGTCGTTGTAGATCAGGCGGAGGTCTCGCGCAGCCCCCGACGGCGACATTTGAAGGGCATGATCGAAGCTCAAGCGCGCCGCATCGAGGTAACAGCCCGCCGCGAATTCCGGGTCCGTCTCCGCGACTTCGTCTCCCAGCGCTCCGCACAGCCGGGCGAGCGCGAGCAACCGCTCGTCGCTCGGCTCCACTTTCTGGAGTTCGTCGAGCTTCTTCAGCGCCGCCGAAGGATCGGACCGGTAAAGACGATCCAATCCATCCTGCCTCAGGACCCGACGGCTCCGACCGTCCAGTCCCGCAAGTTCGGCGGCAGGCGCGCCGGCGACCGGCTTGTTCCGGATCTCAACGCTTGGCGAAGCGCAGGAAGCGAACAACAGGAGGGCTGTTAGGGTGCCCACGCGAATGAACCAAGACGACAGCGGGACAGTGTGCCCAGTGCGACGGGAAGCTGGAGTCGCTCGAGGCTCTCTATCCGTATCCATAGCAGCATATGACGGGAAATCGGACCGCAGGCTTCAAGCCCGAAACTCCGGTCTCAAAGAACGGTGCGACGAAAAGAATGTTGCCCCGGTGTGACGAAGTCCGCCAGCGGCTCACGGATTCATTGCCTGCGAGAGCGGTTTCGGTGAGGCGGTCGGAAGGGACCAGGTCACGAGGAACAGGCCGCAACCGATCGCCAGAACCAGCGCGGCGGCCGCGATCCGGGCACGGCTGGCGAAGCGGCCGCGTCGTTCTTCGCCGAGCCGGCGCTCGACCGAGTTCCTGCCGACGATGGCCAGCAGCCCGATCCCGGACATGGCGACAGCCATGCCGAGGGAAATCGCACAGACGAGTAGGATGGCGGGTATCAGGAGATCATTGGCCATGCCGAAGAGCAGGACCAGCAGGGCACCGGTGCAGGGGACCGAACCGACCGCGAGGGCCAGCCAGCCGGACGGTCCCTTCTTCTCGTGAAGAGACGCGCAGGAACAACACCCGTCGCTGTGATCGTGGTGATGCCCGTGGTCGTGATGGTGCTCCCTTCGCCCTGACGACCGGACCGCCTTCCACAGCATGAAGGCACCGATGCCGGCGATGGTGGCGTAGCTCGCGAGTCGGACCATGCGGTAGTCCGAGGGCGCCTGACCGGTGGTTTGGCGGACGGCGAAATCGGTCAGCCACACCACGAGGATCGCCGACAGGACATGAAACACCGCGATCTGGGTGCCCATCCGGATGCCGCGACCGAGACTTCCGCCGTGGCCGATGAAATAGGAAACGACCACCGCCTTTCCATGCCCGGGGCCCAGGGTGTGCACGACGCCGTAGAGGAACGCGACCACCAGGCCCCACAGCAGCGGCCCGGAGCTCCGGCGTTCGCTGATGTCGGTCATGGTCTTGGTGAAGAGCAGCGAGACCCGCGTCTGCCACGCCTGCCACAGCCCGTGACCCTTCAGCGCCTCCTCAGGCACCTCGACCTCGGCCAGCGTGTCGGAGTCGGATGCGGAGTAGGACGAAATGATCGGTGCCGTCATGTTGTAGGCGACCTTCACGGTGCCGCTTCCATCGACGAGGAACAGTTGGTATTCCGCCGGTTCCAAATGCAGGGTGCCTTCGATCCAGACGGGGGTGAAACGCCCGCGGTTCTCGACCCCGTCCGGAGCCGAGACGTGGATCATTTGGTTGGGCGGCGGAGGAGGGGTGTGAATGCAGGCGCCGACCCATGGGACCAGGAGAAACTCGGTGATGCGGCTTTGGTCCTCCCGCAGAGGGAGCACGTAGCCCGGGATCCGGATGGTCTTCCCGGCCATGCTTGCGTCGACCTGTTCCGCCTGCTTCTTCCGCTGCTCGATGACCCGGTCCCTCTGGGACAGGATCCAATCGACGTCGATCCCCTGGGCTTCGAGTTCGGCGACGAGCTTCTTCTCGTTGCGCGCGCTTTCTCCATCGGGAT is part of the Haloferula helveola genome and encodes:
- a CDS encoding DUF3299 domain-containing protein — encoded protein: MMTRLLVAVPLLLTAFSALLPAAAEEAREVTWKDLLPSEAVEFDDPFAELSKEQLQNLGMIARVRNLLARDAIDPDGESARNEKKLVAELEAQGIDVDWILSQRDRVIEQRKKQAEQVDASMAGKTIRIPGYVLPLREDQSRITEFLLVPWVGACIHTPPPPPNQMIHVSAPDGVENRGRFTPVWIEGTLHLEPAEYQLFLVDGSGTVKVAYNMTAPIISSYSASDSDTLAEVEVPEEALKGHGLWQAWQTRVSLLFTKTMTDISERRSSGPLLWGLVVAFLYGVVHTLGPGHGKAVVVSYFIGHGGSLGRGIRMGTQIAVFHVLSAILVVWLTDFAVRQTTGQAPSDYRMVRLASYATIAGIGAFMLWKAVRSSGRREHHHDHGHHHDHSDGCCSCASLHEKKGPSGWLALAVGSVPCTGALLVLLFGMANDLLIPAILLVCAISLGMAVAMSGIGLLAIVGRNSVERRLGEERRGRFASRARIAAAALVLAIGCGLFLVTWSLPTASPKPLSQAMNP
- a CDS encoding DUF3604 domain-containing protein; its protein translation is MFSLPALTNDSMKVRYIPAAICFPLMVHGQDAGSPTKDALSDAYPGKAYSPYAQRSFPSRVYWGDTHLHTRLSADAGLFGNTLGLDEAYRFAKGEEVVASTGQPVRLARPLDWIVITDHSDAMGFSEDIAKGSPNILKYDKGKEWYAGMKAGGEEAATAAKDLITNFAQGTLPDGMLDEYSPGAKTYGSVWQRCIKAAEEHNDPGTFTAIIGFEWTSRTPRGATRSAPRSSGPCGPTLTSTPPCPPSTTPA
- a CDS encoding arylsulfatase — its product is MKLNRTVSRALAPALVALTGTVHAADKPNILVIWGDDIGWSNLSCYEGGLMGYKTPNLDSIANGGVRFTDHYAQPSCTAGRAAFITGQYPIRSGMTTVGQPGDALGLQAASPCLAEYLKEGGYNTGHFGKNHLGDRNEHLPTAHGFDEFYGNLYHLNTQEESEQRDYQNFAEEYSGSLEAYEEKFGTRGVIHSFATDTEDPTVHPRFGKVGKQKIEDTGPLTQARMHNFDSAEVIPKALDFMKRSVDKDEPFFCWLNSSRMHLYTRIDEEWLKKVEKSTMEMDYYGAGMLQHDHDIGTVLKALKDMGIDDNTIIVYSTDNGPEHNSWPHGGTTPFRGEKMTTYEGGVRVPCFARWNGKIPAGQVLNGIQGHQDLFTTLAAAAGMPDLPEKILKEDKQFIDGVNNLDYWMGKSDKSERNLIFHYYESKLMAVRMGPWKFHFSTKEDYYDPIQPRTAPMVFNIRTDPYESYDTTDAYGHLMQKVSWLMAPMGEQMNAHLKSLADYPPVQGGKSFDMSNVVEQFINNPRQ
- a CDS encoding amidohydrolase; amino-acid sequence: MKPTCLLPFLGLLSSGLVHAADTADAIYHGGAVITVNDDQPTAEAVAVKDGKILAVGAKDEVLKSKGDDTKLIDLSGKTMLPGFVDSHGHTYMIGLQASTANLLPPPDGTGKDIASIQKLLADWALNNSKVVERVGWIAGFGYDNSQLAENRHPTKEDLDKVSTEVPVLIIHQSGHLGVGNSKALELAGITAETKDPDGGVFQRKEGSTEPNGVCEEYAFFMLIGQLAANFDNPINDTLVLEGAKLQASFGYTTAQEGRAMGAGLEAMERVADSGKLPIDLVAYPDVLEVENPKPTMDYKNGYRVGGVKLTIDGSPQGKTAWLTQPYFEPPPGKDKDYVGYAAIDEETTMKAVEKAFDNGWQILCHCNGDAASDRYIKALTAAKAKHPDLKNRPVLIHGQVLREDQVEAYHKLGVFLSLFPMHTYYWGDYHRDSVLGPERATNISPTGWALKRGMMFGSHHDAPVALPDSMRILSATVTRKSRTGKVLGPEHRVDVPTALKALTIWPAWQHFEEKTKGSIEVGKVADFAILSDNPLEIDEDKLAEIKVLETIKGGTSVYTRPPEGASISTPASFGITLDHSPDEHCEGSHIPGFKPVCGDGCFNHGLSVMLRAIESASTTQPGPLTEP
- a CDS encoding alpha/beta fold hydrolase, whose protein sequence is MGTLTALLLFASCASPSVEIRNKPVAGAPAAELAGLDGRSRRVLRQDGLDRLYRSDPSAALKKLDELQKVEPSDERLLALARLCGALGDEVAETDPEFAAGCYLDAARLSFDHALQMSPSGAARDLRLIYNDSCADLACLLQSRRRVRKLHATFKGPIGVHHLNLRTTGAGTIRPGSFDELYAADRIELKHAELERRYNDGIGGVVIGRRPKDQIDDLETRFVPDFGLILHLNATVGFSETGNRAEMIVSDLSRTGSVQVGGRSAPLAGEWTAALAYLYQYAPTPEDGFLGMLRPAKEEGETDLYELTPYQADKIPLIFVHGLMSSPDTWITMIAVLGSDPVLRQNYQPLVFQYPTGYPIIRNAAELRSHLAAYRAMAKARGGGAALDRMVMIGHSMGGILTNIQIRKSGDRVRNMYLNTPIEDLDVGEAQQEKLRRLMVFDYDPSIRRAIFIAAPHRGSDLARNSLGRFGSWLIRLPGDILSTGLSITQLDRLPGLTEFSKNQLTSRPDSIKSLRPDSQFLAKVLELPVNPRVDYHTIAGQADPSDSIADSSDKVVPYWSSHLDDVASERMVAASHVTITGNDDAIEEVRRLLYLHLGKQLPQTAQEEELPEVKPKTRIQLGRPVGR
- a CDS encoding helix-turn-helix domain-containing protein, encoding MSDDDHSARFMKGKVPFRDVDHYSESLAPVWDLEFRQLTASQGPGGCSFVTDGRALIYQERYPAAVSINGAVGSERIAFALTDTQGQSGRWEGRGHPPDSIAYADYRKSLDVMMPAGTNNLVAVLPVREFADKFARLSGRDYDSALSPDRLFARMKDGGRERIATCLQRLMSEPVDAGTVTTSIVASLLDGCFFGTDEQMDDRRQSRQLFRRAVEICMEASPPLTSPGEIALRLDVSLRSLQLAFRACAGVSPGTYLRRLRLNRAHAMLLRSRIGETTVGAVGLDLGFTELGRFAGEYRELFAELPSETLAKPPRVVRGRFPDFP
- a CDS encoding HdeD family acid-resistance protein, with translation MSTKEAKPARLGANQSIGAVWWYFLFRGLAMLGIGLFMIFKPGLSLVAFTQVIAILITLDGVLALTAAFTGQAQSRGWSIFRGALMLAAGAFVFLQPALVSSVAIKTVLFIVAPFVIISGIFEIVGSFKEVDGEKRGGLFGGIVTTLFGVLLIVAPMFFGEWVVRLLGIAAVLMAIPLLLLTMKFRKISKGMAAAS